The following are encoded together in the Hydractinia symbiolongicarpus strain clone_291-10 chromosome 14, HSymV2.1, whole genome shotgun sequence genome:
- the LOC130625773 gene encoding uncharacterized protein LOC130625773, with translation MSVFLFVEESSSNVIGEKLLYKAIIRETREELGCLKQNINKAKYSIIVDSSSEDECNTELNKIFSDVEKEVSKQTKRYNRRREKKLQALQDEVIITHDERSDSPAEKQSDGINTEFPEKVITENVTTFQCDECDANYTRKNKLKAHMLKKHNTTLTDQGKRSKCTFPGCEETFYHKSRMISHLNTFHGTKTNVRNLVFEDEQMFMEWKEKEELDKHIYFSKQRGDGDSKFTKYAYYVCQHDGDGRSHRKEGEPARKTSWQAN, from the exons atGAGTGTTTTCTTGTTTGTAGAAGAATCAAGTTCGAACGTTATCGGGGAAAAGCTTTTATACAAAGCCATTATAAGGGAAACTAGGGAAGAATTAG gTTGCTTGaagcaaaatataaacaaagcaaAGTACTCAATAATCG TTGACAGTTCTTCGGAAGATGAATGCAACACAgagctaaataaaatattttcagatgTTGAAAAAGAAGTTTCTA agcAAACTAAAAGATACAACCGCAGAAGAGAAAAGAAGCTTCAAGCACTTCAAGATGAAGTTATAATTACCCATGATGAAAGATCGG ATTCACCTGCCGAAAAGCAAAGTGATGGAATTAATACGGAATTCCCTGAAaaggtcatcacagaaaatgtaACCACCTTTCAATGTGATGAATGCGACGCAAACTATACAcgcaaaaataagttaaaagcgCATATGTTGAAGAAACATAACACTACGTTAACTGATCAGGGTAAGCGTTCAAAATGTACATTCCCTGGTTGTGAAGAGACTTTTTACCACAAAAGTAGAATGATATCACACCTAAACACATTCCATGGTACGAAGACAAACGTTCGTAACTTGGTATTTGAGGACGAACAGATGTTCATGGAatggaaagaaaaagaagaattagATAAAcacatatatttttcaaaacaaagagGGGATGGCGACTCTAAATTTACGAAATACGCTTATTACGTTTGCCAGCATGACGGGGACGGAAGATCGCATAGAAAAGAAGGTGAACCAGCTCGAAAAACAAGCTGGCAAGCTAACTGA
- the LOC130625774 gene encoding ATP-dependent DNA helicase RecQ-like → MALTYIDILKRISFALNNYIFQFCLKPKQVICLEALLKGNDVVAVLPTGFGKSIIFHLLADLFPVKNEKNIVLVISPLTSIINDQVKYLNGIGFSAAVLNLEQRKFEADESLFGSNDAVEDDHDGTNITIDCGIKNGDIKILFAHPESFVSDQGRSILKSKYYYWI, encoded by the coding sequence ATGGCTCTAACGTATATTGATATTTTAAAGCGAATATCTTTCGCAttaaataattacatttttCAGTTTTGCCTGAAACCAAAGCAAGTCATATGTTTGGAAGCTTTGTTAAAGGGGAATGATGTGGTGGCAGTTCTGCCTACTGGATTtggaaaatcaattatttttcatttacttgCTGATCTCTTCccagttaaaaatgaaaagaatattGTTTTGGTCATCAGCCCTTTAACTTCCATTATAAATGATCAGGTGAAATACTTGAATGGGATTGGTTTTTCTGCTGCTGTATTGAACTTGGAACAGAGGAAGTTTGAGGCAGATGAGAGCTTGTTTGGAAGTAATGATGCAGTGGAGGACGACCATGATGGTACAAATATTACAATTGATTGTGGTATTAAAAACGGAGATATTAAGATTTTATTTGCCCATCCAGAATCCTTTGTATCTGATCAAGGGCGTTCAATTTTAAAGAGCAAATATTATTATTGGATTTAA